One Sphingomonas limnosediminicola DNA segment encodes these proteins:
- a CDS encoding L,D-transpeptidase family protein yields the protein MKQLALALALTGSCVLATTVATTPAYALETYEAKMQASDAASQARIDMMDAFGPKALRPGQYLWRYVPESAGAQRVVVSLSDQMAYLYRGDTLVAASTISSGKDEKPTPTGIFSVLAKQPMYRSKKYDNAPMPWMQRIDQYGIALHAGFNPGVPASHGCVRLPAAFAKKLYSVTDVGTPVYIGA from the coding sequence ATGAAGCAGCTAGCCCTCGCGCTTGCGCTGACGGGATCGTGCGTACTTGCGACTACCGTCGCTACGACCCCGGCTTATGCGCTGGAAACCTACGAAGCCAAGATGCAGGCGAGCGACGCCGCGTCGCAGGCGCGCATCGACATGATGGACGCCTTCGGCCCGAAAGCGCTTCGCCCCGGCCAGTACCTGTGGCGCTACGTTCCCGAATCCGCCGGCGCGCAGCGCGTCGTCGTCAGCCTGTCTGACCAGATGGCCTACCTCTATCGTGGCGACACGCTGGTTGCCGCATCGACCATCTCGAGCGGCAAGGATGAGAAGCCGACGCCGACCGGCATCTTTTCGGTGCTCGCCAAGCAGCCGATGTACCGTTCGAAGAAGTACGATAATGCGCCGATGCCCTGGATGCAGCGCATCGACCAGTACGGCATCGCTCTTCACGCTGGCTTCAACCCGGGCGTTCCCGCCAGCCATGGCTGCGTCCGCCTCCCCGCCGCGTTCGCCAAGAAACTATATTCCGTAACCGACGTCGGCACGCCGGTTTACATCGGCGCGTAG
- a CDS encoding GNAT family N-acetyltransferase, protein MTSPQRQYAIRDNPDRHRFEADLGDGSLGIAEYKLVPGKIIFTHTEVPHAHEGQGVGSALIRFGLGAARDRGLKVVPICPFFAAYMRDHPETQDLLDEQ, encoded by the coding sequence ATGACCTCGCCGCAACGCCAGTACGCCATCCGCGACAATCCCGACCGCCATCGCTTCGAGGCCGATCTTGGCGACGGCAGTTTAGGCATCGCCGAATACAAGCTCGTGCCCGGCAAGATCATCTTCACGCACACGGAGGTGCCGCACGCGCACGAAGGCCAGGGCGTCGGTTCGGCCTTGATACGCTTCGGCCTCGGCGCAGCGCGCGACCGGGGCTTAAAGGTCGTGCCGATCTGCCCCTTCTTCGCCGCCTACATGCGGGATCACCCGGAAACGCAGGACCTGCTCGACGAGCAATAG